ACCAGTTCGCGAATCTTCGATGCGATGTCGTAGATCGACTCGACGCGATTGTGCACGAAGTAAACCTGCCCTCCGCGCTCCAGCTCCATCTCAACAGCCGTACGGATGAGCTTGTCATCGAACTTCGCCACAATGGTCTGGATGGCCATACGGTCCTTCGGCGGCGTTTCGATCACACTCATGTCGCGCAAGCCGATCATCGACATATGAAGTGTGCGAGGAATCGGTGTAGCCGACATGCTCAAGACGTCAATCGCTGCCCGCATCTGCTTCAGCCGCTCCTTGTGGCGCACACCGAAGCGTTGCTCTTCGTCGACGACTAGTAAGCCGAGGTCCTGAAACTTCAGGTCCTTTGAGAGAAGGCGATGCGTACCAATGAGGACATCGACCTTGCCGTCTGCGACTTTCTCGAGAATCTCCTTTTGCTCCTTCGCGGTACGGAAGCGGGAGATCATCTCGATATTGACCGGAAAGTTGGCGAACCGGCGCTTGAAAGATTCGAAGTGTTGAAAGCTGAGGACGGTCGTCGGCGTCAGCACCGCGACCTGTTTGCTGTCCTGCACAGCCTTGAATGCGGCTCGCATGGCGACTTCGGTTTTGCCGTAACCCACGTCTCCGCACAGCAGACGGTCCATTGGACGCGTCGACTCCATGTCAGTCTTGATGTCCGCAATGGCACTGAGTTGATCGTCGGTCTCATTGAAGTCAAAGGCGTCCTCAAACTCGCGCTGCATATTATTGTCGGGCGAGAAAGGCGTGCCCTGGGCGGCTTCGCGCTGCGCGTAGAGCTTCAGCAGCTCGGCCGTCATATCGGCCATCGCCTTCTTGACCCGAGCCTTGGTCTTCTGCCAGCTCTGCGAGCCCAACTTATTAAGCTGTGGTGCAGGACCGGTCTCCGTCGAGCGATACTTCTGAATCAGGTCAAGCCGCGTAAGAGGAACGTAGAGCTTGGCCTCGTCGGCAAACTCCAGAATCATCAGCTCCAGCGGCGGTTGATCATTTTCTTCGATGACACGTAGCCCCATATAACGGGCGATACCGTGCTCAACGTGAACAACGTAATCGCCAACTTTGAGGTCGCGAAAATCGGAGATAAACGCAGATGACTTGGAGCGCCCGCGCCGCACAGTGCGCGGAGCGACATCGACCTCATCAGAAAGGTCCTGTGCACCGAAGAAGACGATCTGCTTCGCGGTCGCTTTGTCGAGATCGAGAATCTGCACACCCGCTGCGATCGGCGTCTTCACAATCACGGGAGTACGCAGGTCACCTGCCAGATAGCTCGACTCGGAGTAAACCGTCGATGAACCATGCTGGTCCGCGCGCGAACCCAGACGGTATGGGACCTGGTACTCCTGCAACAACGTAACCATCCGTTCGACCTCGCCCTGGTTGGCGGCGGCCAGCAGGATGCGCGCTTCCTGTCGCATGAGGTTGTTGATTGCCTCAATCAGTGCAGGAATGGAGCCATGAAACCGCTGCGTGGGTCGTGTAGCGAACTCAATCTCCGAGAGCTCGTTGCGCTCCGCATCAAGGACATCGACTGCGCCGAGTTGATCGAGATCGCATCCCGTCGTTCGGCGTAAACGATCTTCCAGGTCCCACGGCGAAAGATAGATGTCCTCAGGACGCACCAACGAGCCGATGCCAGAGCGATCGTGTCTCTGCTCGACCTTGTTCCACCAGCGCTCACCCTGGTTCTTGACCATTGCAGGCTCTTCGACAAAGACGCGTGTGGCCGTTCCCATCAGGTCGAGCAGGGTTTTGTTGGCTCCTGCAACCGGCGCAAAGAATTCCCATCCGGGAAATACGGTGGCCTCTCCCGTGCGCGTGGCCACGTGGGTCTGCAACTCTACAGGCTCTTCGCCACCTTCGAGCGCTGCACCGGCTGCTCCTGCGCGGGTCAGACGAGCGTTGATCGCGGAGAGAAGTTTTTCTGTAACCGGCGTCTCTGTAAGCGGAAGTAACAGGACGTGCTCCAAGGAAGCACTGGAGCGCTGCGTATCCGGATCGAAGCGCCGAATGGACTCAATCTCATCGCCAAAGAAATCAACGCGAACCGGACGCTCCTGCTCCGGAGGATAGACATCGACGATACCGCCGCGAATCGTCACCTGCCCGGGCATCTCGACCACATCCACGCGTGTGTAGCCCACTGAAAGCAGGTGCTCCAGCAGCATCTCAGGAATGTGTTCTTCTCCGACGCGGAGATGCAGGGCCAGCGCGGCATAGTAATCGCGGCCAAAGAGACGCATGCAGGCCGACTCGATGGGAGCGATTACCAGGCAAGGGGCATGGCCGGAGCAGATCTTCCACAGCGCAGCTGCACGCGTCTCCTGAATCTCAGAGTGCGGCGAGAGGTTTTCAAAGGGCAACACATCATGCGCCGGAAGCCGCAACACCTCTGACGGATCGAGTGCTCCGGTTAGCTCACAGGCAGCCAGCACCGTGGCATGGAGAGCCTCGGCGGCCTTGTTGTCAGCGACGACGACAAGCGCAGGAGCCTGCGCCGCACGAATAAAGTAAGGAAGATAGAGTGCGCGGGCAGTTGCCGTCAGCCCAGAGACACGACGACGCCCCGATCCGACGCTCAGGTGACGCCGTACACGCTCAAAGGCTTCAGAGTGTTCCAGGTCCGCAAGCAGTTCACGGACAAAGGGTAAAACCATGCTCTTCTGATTTTAGAAGAACCTTTCGGTTGCAGTATTTTTGTCCATCCCGTCTGCCAAAGTCGCCGGAACAGGCGTATCATCCACTGCGCCGCGGTTTCGCGACGCTGCCCGATGAATCGGGTTGTGCGAGAGTCGGACAGCATGTCTCATGCGGAGGTCTTCCAGATGAGCGTGTGGATCAAGGGCATCATTGTTGCGTTGGTATGCGTGCTTCCGCTGCTCGAGGGATGCACCCGGCACTCGAAGAAGGAACATTATTACCTCATCACCGTCAATGTCGACCTTCCTTACTGGAAATCAGCGAATGAAGGCTTCCAGAAAGCGGCGTCGGACTATGGCGTCTCGGCTGAGATGCGAGGCCCTTCTAGATTCGATCCACAGGCCGAAGTCCAGGAGTTCCGCACCGTCGTAGCGCGAAAGCCCGCCGGGATCCTGGTCTCGGTTACCAATCTCGACCTGCTTCGACCGGAGATCGACGAGGCAATTGCAGCAGGAATCCCCGTCATCACCATGGACTCCGACGCTCCGGCAAGTAAACGGCTCTACTTCATCGGGACCAATAACCTCGAGGCTGGCAGACTTGGTGGACAGCGCGTAGCTGCCCAGTTGAATGGTAAAGGTAACGTCGTCTTCTTCACCATGCCCGGCCAGCCAAACCTCGACGAACGTTTAAAGGGATATAAAGACGTCTTCTCCGGCTATCCCGAGATCAAGATCGTCGAGATCTTCGATATGAAGGGAGATTCCGGTCTCGCCATGGATAAGGCCCAGCAATATCTTGGCCTCAAGGGAAAGGACAGGATCGACGCATTGATCTGCCTGCAATCTTCTTCAGGAAGTGGCGTGGGTGAGGCGCTACGCCGTGCAAAGGCTGAGGGCGACCCCGGCCGTCTGCTGGTTGCGATGGACACAGATGATTCCACCCTGCAACTGATCAAAGACGGAGTGATCGATTCAACCATCGCGCAGAAACCTTACACGATGGCACTGATCGGCCTCAAAGCACTGGATCAGGTACACCATGACCCAGTCAAGCAAATGGGGGGCGACTACGCGCTGGATCCCTTCTCTCCCTTCCCGGCTTTCGTCGATACCGGCGTTGCCCTGGTCGATAAAAGCAACGTAGAGACGATCCTCACCCGCAAAGAAGCAGCCGGGCCATAACCACTGAAGGTGGATGGGCTTTCAAAAATAATTCGATAGCTAATTTATAGCCATGTGCTGTATCAGTAACAGATATGCGTTCGACTGTTGTTTTGCTTGCCTTTGCCCTGGTGATGTCCGTCATTCCGAGTTCCGGTCAAGAGACCCGACATACAGACTCCGCACTTCCCAATAAAACAGCCTCTTCTGTCCCTCCTGAATCGGCGTCAGCCGCGAAGCCGGATTATTCGGCTGAGTCGATCATCGTGGAACGGATGGACTCGATCTACCGATACACCGCAGATGGAACCGGAACACGCGAGACCACCGCTGTCGTTCTGATTCAATCGGATGCCGCTGCGCGTCAGTATGGAGTTCTGACGTTTCCATTCGCCGGCGACAACCAGCGCGTTGAGATTGATTACGTTCGCGTAAGGAAGCCTGATAACAGCCTGGTTGAGACTCCCGCCACAGACGCCCAGGAGATGCCGCAGGAAGTCACACGTCAAGCTCCTTTCTATAGCGATTTGAAAGAGAAGCAGGTTCCGGTGCGTAATCTCCGTCTCGGCGATCGATTGGAGTACAAAGTTCGCATCATTGACTCCAAACCGGAGATTGCCAATCACTTCTGGGGGCAGGACACTTTTGGAAGTTGGGCGGTCATCCTAAGTCAGAACATCGAACTCCATGTTCCAAAAGCGATCTATGTCAAAGTCTGGAGCCCAGAGCATGCTCCAGCCAAGACTGAGACGGGGGATGAGATCATCTACCGCTGGGCGGGATCGCATACGGAACCCACGGTTGGCAAAGACGGCAAAGCCATTCAGCGGGAGATCGACCCCAACGGAGAACTTCCAGATATCGCATGGACCACCTTCAAGAGTTGGGACGCCATAGGTAACTGGTATCAGGGGCTTGAAGCCGATCGCGTCGTGCCCGACGCGGCAGTAAAGGCAAAGGTAGCCGAACTCCTTGCGGGTAAATCAACGGATACCGAAAAAGCCCAAACACTCTACAGCTTTGTCGCCACACAGATTCGCTATATTGGCGTGGCCTTCGGGATTGGGCGCTATCAGCCACACCCAGCAGGCGAAGTGTTACGCAATCAATATGGCGATTGCAAAGACAAACACACTTTATTGGCTGCCATGCTGACTGCAGCAGGACTGCATCCTGAAGCATTCCTGATTGGCGCAGGAATTCGGCTGAACGAAGAAGTCCCCTCGCCCGCAGCTTTTAATCACATGATTACCTTTGTTTCGATTGGTGGATCTCCAGTGTGGCTGGATACTACATCGGAACTTGCGCCATATCGGATGCTGCTGCAAGTAATCCGAGATAAGCAAGCTCTGGTTGTCCCGGAAACAGGCGTGTCAAAGCTGGAGAAAACTCCTGCCGGCCTGCCCTTCACGCCTTTTACGAATTTCACCGCGAAAGGAACGCTGACGAAAGACGGCACCATGAAGGCGCAGATGGAATACGTGACCCGTGGAGACGACGAGATCGTCATGCGTACACTTCTACGTCAGGTTCCCCGCGGCCAATGGAAATTCAAAGAATTTCGCAGGGGTACGGTTTCGGTGGCACGACAAGCAATCCCGATGCAACCCGCCCTGAAATAACCAGCGATCCCATAAAGATCACGTATGACTACGAGCGAGAGAAGACAGGCGATTGGGAAAATCACAGGATCGTACCGCTGTTTCCTCTGATCTTTCTACCAACGGTCGATGAGAAAAAACCTCCAAAAAAATTCCCTATCCAGCTTGGGGAACCCAGAGTGGAGACATCTTTTACAACCATCAAACTCCCTGCCGGATGGGGAGCGGATCTACCAGCGGCTGTCCATCAAAAGACCTCGTTCGCCAACTTCGATAAGACATACAAAATCGAAGGAGACACGCTCACCATAGAGCGAAAAATTCAAATCCTGACCAAAGACGTTCCGGCAGCGAATTGGAAGGACTACAAGAAGTGGTGCGATGCCAGCTTCTCCGACGGCGAACCCTTCATCAGCCTCATCAGCACGGAAACCGATAAGAAGACTTCCACGACTTCTGACTCTGTTAACGCGCGCTCTGCAAATTTGCTCAGGCAGGCCTACGAACAGATTCAGCGTGGAGAGATGAATGCTGCAGAACAAACTCTAAACCAGGTGCAGCAGATCGATCCGAATTCGATCTGGTATTACCGTGCTCTATTGCCGTTACAAAGTATGAGAGGTAAGCAGGAAGAAGCAGCGGATACGATGCGGCATATCTTGAAGATGAAAGATG
This portion of the Edaphobacter sp. 4G125 genome encodes:
- the mfd gene encoding transcription-repair coupling factor, yielding MVLPFVRELLADLEHSEAFERVRRHLSVGSGRRRVSGLTATARALYLPYFIRAAQAPALVVVADNKAAEALHATVLAACELTGALDPSEVLRLPAHDVLPFENLSPHSEIQETRAAALWKICSGHAPCLVIAPIESACMRLFGRDYYAALALHLRVGEEHIPEMLLEHLLSVGYTRVDVVEMPGQVTIRGGIVDVYPPEQERPVRVDFFGDEIESIRRFDPDTQRSSASLEHVLLLPLTETPVTEKLLSAINARLTRAGAAGAALEGGEEPVELQTHVATRTGEATVFPGWEFFAPVAGANKTLLDLMGTATRVFVEEPAMVKNQGERWWNKVEQRHDRSGIGSLVRPEDIYLSPWDLEDRLRRTTGCDLDQLGAVDVLDAERNELSEIEFATRPTQRFHGSIPALIEAINNLMRQEARILLAAANQGEVERMVTLLQEYQVPYRLGSRADQHGSSTVYSESSYLAGDLRTPVIVKTPIAAGVQILDLDKATAKQIVFFGAQDLSDEVDVAPRTVRRGRSKSSAFISDFRDLKVGDYVVHVEHGIARYMGLRVIEENDQPPLELMILEFADEAKLYVPLTRLDLIQKYRSTETGPAPQLNKLGSQSWQKTKARVKKAMADMTAELLKLYAQREAAQGTPFSPDNNMQREFEDAFDFNETDDQLSAIADIKTDMESTRPMDRLLCGDVGYGKTEVAMRAAFKAVQDSKQVAVLTPTTVLSFQHFESFKRRFANFPVNIEMISRFRTAKEQKEILEKVADGKVDVLIGTHRLLSKDLKFQDLGLLVVDEEQRFGVRHKERLKQMRAAIDVLSMSATPIPRTLHMSMIGLRDMSVIETPPKDRMAIQTIVAKFDDKLIRTAVEMELERGGQVYFVHNRVESIYDIASKIRELVPQARIVIGHGQLPEAELERVMLAFMNHEYDVLVATSIIENGLDIPLANTIVINRADRHGLSELYQLRGRVGRSNRRAYAYLLIPPEKELTEIARRRLAALKEFSDLGAGFKIAALDLELRGAGNMLGGEQSGHIEAIGFEMYTSMLEEAVRKIKGEEEMPAHATTVVNLGVSVRIDADYIPEENQRLRMYKKIAGAETLQELEEIRAELKDRYGALPESVENLLGAGEIRLHAQLLGIAQIDRKRAQLELNKVKTFVEMLHVKFAERDGEASNGNAVDPGVLMKLVSRNTKRGAQFTPQGVLRWPLTSAKAEDVLSETRELLEALDTTSTHVG
- a CDS encoding substrate-binding domain-containing protein — protein: MSHAEVFQMSVWIKGIIVALVCVLPLLEGCTRHSKKEHYYLITVNVDLPYWKSANEGFQKAASDYGVSAEMRGPSRFDPQAEVQEFRTVVARKPAGILVSVTNLDLLRPEIDEAIAAGIPVITMDSDAPASKRLYFIGTNNLEAGRLGGQRVAAQLNGKGNVVFFTMPGQPNLDERLKGYKDVFSGYPEIKIVEIFDMKGDSGLAMDKAQQYLGLKGKDRIDALICLQSSSGSGVGEALRRAKAEGDPGRLLVAMDTDDSTLQLIKDGVIDSTIAQKPYTMALIGLKALDQVHHDPVKQMGGDYALDPFSPFPAFVDTGVALVDKSNVETILTRKEAAGP
- a CDS encoding DUF3857 domain-containing transglutaminase family protein → MRSTVVLLAFALVMSVIPSSGQETRHTDSALPNKTASSVPPESASAAKPDYSAESIIVERMDSIYRYTADGTGTRETTAVVLIQSDAAARQYGVLTFPFAGDNQRVEIDYVRVRKPDNSLVETPATDAQEMPQEVTRQAPFYSDLKEKQVPVRNLRLGDRLEYKVRIIDSKPEIANHFWGQDTFGSWAVILSQNIELHVPKAIYVKVWSPEHAPAKTETGDEIIYRWAGSHTEPTVGKDGKAIQREIDPNGELPDIAWTTFKSWDAIGNWYQGLEADRVVPDAAVKAKVAELLAGKSTDTEKAQTLYSFVATQIRYIGVAFGIGRYQPHPAGEVLRNQYGDCKDKHTLLAAMLTAAGLHPEAFLIGAGIRLNEEVPSPAAFNHMITFVSIGGSPVWLDTTSELAPYRMLLQVIRDKQALVVPETGVSKLEKTPAGLPFTPFTNFTAKGTLTKDGTMKAQMEYVTRGDDEIVMRTLLRQVPRGQWKFKEFRRGTVSVARQAIPMQPALK